Proteins encoded together in one Entelurus aequoreus isolate RoL-2023_Sb linkage group LG20, RoL_Eaeq_v1.1, whole genome shotgun sequence window:
- the LOC133636269 gene encoding extracellular matrix protein 1-like isoform X1 yields MGSSWLLAPVVVSLMILLVSAAKDEHDMEQREVTFDLDAIMQEMQVPDSFVMQQEADLSDLIKEFAIELEPDKLDTPRASRPGSMSPRGRRPDFGPRSQPPVLDYHVQFPLGRPTANNLEALCLNGDLRPRYPNSYFPRSGLGQQRRRANAVNNAESWFSTCCKGNQTWGSDVTLCCVTQAWELSLEQFCTEDSSVKDRHYHCCRQTGSKRLNCFQSDVMDPSYEQTEALPVDPLPFTVDFSFDRNTCHRTSVTEHSVSESRERQESQKSDINFPPGRPSEDNVEWLCRNQKLRPLYSLKCLPGTGYEMLARQAKMINRVEKGFKQCCKKQNVVVCAEQKWRGELNRFCSNKKDGKIEHRCCSAGSVDDRFQCFQSMSPDPQYNVTLSPEELAPKVCKTRKIIKKVLPNDFHVKDILDECCALSPQNHSTCFFQKVEEMSIRVCSSKKKSSPVARSCCSMASPELPKCVTNFVMDAITKATKVSNQKKKKRCPI; encoded by the exons AGATGCAGGTACCTGATTCATTTGTGATGCAGCAAGAGGCAGACCTGTCTGATCTCATCAAGG AGTTTGCCATAGAGCTGGAACCAGACAAGTTGGACACACCAAGAG CTTCCAGACCGGGATCCATGTCGCCGAGAGGAC GTCGCCCAGATTTTGGTCCCCGTTCTCAACCCCCTGTGCTAGACTATCACGTTCAGTTCCCACTTGGCCGACCCACCGCCAACAATCTGGAAGCCCTGTGTCTCAATGGAGATCTCCGTCCTCGCTACCCCAACTCATACTTTCCCAGATCGGGATTGGGCCAGCAGCGTCGGAGGGCAAATGCTGTCAACAACGCAGAATCGTGGTTTAGCACATGCTGCAAAGGCAACCAGACGTGGGGAAGTGATGTGACATTGTGCTGCGTCACGCAGGCG TGGGAGCTCTCCTTGGAACAATTTTGCACGGAGGACTCATCCGTGAAGGATCGACATTATCACTGCTGCAGACAAACGGGCAGCAAGAGGCTCAATTGCTTCCAAAGCGACGTTATGGATCCGAGCTACGAGCAAACAGAGGCGTTGCCTGTGGACCCGCTTCCCTTTACGGTCGACTTCAGCTTTGACAGAAACACTTGTCACAG GACATCAGTGACTGAGCACAGTGTCAGTGAAAGCAGAGAAAGACAAGAGTCCCAGAAAAGTGACATCAACTTTCCCCCCGGTCGACCAAGCGAGGATAACGTGGAATGGTTGTGTCGTAATCAGAAGCTGCGGCCTTTGTACAGCCTCAAGTGCCTGCCAGGCACCGGCTATGAGATGCTAGCTCGGCAGGCTAAGATGATAAACCGCGTAGAGAAGGGATTCAAGCAGTGCTGCAAGAAACAGAATGTTGTTGTGTGTGCTGAACAAAAG TGGCGTGGTGAGCTCAACAGGTTTTGCTCCAACAAGAAGGACGGCAAGATTGAGCACCGCTGTTGTTCCGCCGGTAGTGTGGACGATCGCTTCCAATGTTTCCAATCAATGTCTCCTGACCCACAATACAACGTGACCTTGTCCCCGGAGGAGCTGGCTCCTAAAGTCTGTAAGACACGCAAGATCATCAAGAAAGT GTTACCTAATGACTTTCACGTCAAGGACATTCTGGACGAATGCTGCGCCCTATCGCCACAAAACCACAGCACTTGTTTCTTTCAAAAG gTTGAGGAAATGTCTATCAGGGTGTGTTCATCAAAGAAGAAGTCCTCTCCAGTCGCTCGCAGCTGTTGCAGCATGGCTTCCCCAGAGCTGCCAAAGTGCGTCACCAACTTTGTCATGGATGCCATCACCAAGGCAACCAAGGTCTCcaaccagaagaagaagaaaaggtgtCCTATTTAA
- the LOC133636269 gene encoding extracellular matrix protein 1-like isoform X2, whose product MGSSWLLAPVVVSLMILLVSAAKDEHDMEQREVTFDLDAIMQEFAIELEPDKLDTPRASRPGSMSPRGRRPDFGPRSQPPVLDYHVQFPLGRPTANNLEALCLNGDLRPRYPNSYFPRSGLGQQRRRANAVNNAESWFSTCCKGNQTWGSDVTLCCVTQAWELSLEQFCTEDSSVKDRHYHCCRQTGSKRLNCFQSDVMDPSYEQTEALPVDPLPFTVDFSFDRNTCHRTSVTEHSVSESRERQESQKSDINFPPGRPSEDNVEWLCRNQKLRPLYSLKCLPGTGYEMLARQAKMINRVEKGFKQCCKKQNVVVCAEQKWRGELNRFCSNKKDGKIEHRCCSAGSVDDRFQCFQSMSPDPQYNVTLSPEELAPKVCKTRKIIKKVLPNDFHVKDILDECCALSPQNHSTCFFQKVEEMSIRVCSSKKKSSPVARSCCSMASPELPKCVTNFVMDAITKATKVSNQKKKKRCPI is encoded by the exons AGTTTGCCATAGAGCTGGAACCAGACAAGTTGGACACACCAAGAG CTTCCAGACCGGGATCCATGTCGCCGAGAGGAC GTCGCCCAGATTTTGGTCCCCGTTCTCAACCCCCTGTGCTAGACTATCACGTTCAGTTCCCACTTGGCCGACCCACCGCCAACAATCTGGAAGCCCTGTGTCTCAATGGAGATCTCCGTCCTCGCTACCCCAACTCATACTTTCCCAGATCGGGATTGGGCCAGCAGCGTCGGAGGGCAAATGCTGTCAACAACGCAGAATCGTGGTTTAGCACATGCTGCAAAGGCAACCAGACGTGGGGAAGTGATGTGACATTGTGCTGCGTCACGCAGGCG TGGGAGCTCTCCTTGGAACAATTTTGCACGGAGGACTCATCCGTGAAGGATCGACATTATCACTGCTGCAGACAAACGGGCAGCAAGAGGCTCAATTGCTTCCAAAGCGACGTTATGGATCCGAGCTACGAGCAAACAGAGGCGTTGCCTGTGGACCCGCTTCCCTTTACGGTCGACTTCAGCTTTGACAGAAACACTTGTCACAG GACATCAGTGACTGAGCACAGTGTCAGTGAAAGCAGAGAAAGACAAGAGTCCCAGAAAAGTGACATCAACTTTCCCCCCGGTCGACCAAGCGAGGATAACGTGGAATGGTTGTGTCGTAATCAGAAGCTGCGGCCTTTGTACAGCCTCAAGTGCCTGCCAGGCACCGGCTATGAGATGCTAGCTCGGCAGGCTAAGATGATAAACCGCGTAGAGAAGGGATTCAAGCAGTGCTGCAAGAAACAGAATGTTGTTGTGTGTGCTGAACAAAAG TGGCGTGGTGAGCTCAACAGGTTTTGCTCCAACAAGAAGGACGGCAAGATTGAGCACCGCTGTTGTTCCGCCGGTAGTGTGGACGATCGCTTCCAATGTTTCCAATCAATGTCTCCTGACCCACAATACAACGTGACCTTGTCCCCGGAGGAGCTGGCTCCTAAAGTCTGTAAGACACGCAAGATCATCAAGAAAGT GTTACCTAATGACTTTCACGTCAAGGACATTCTGGACGAATGCTGCGCCCTATCGCCACAAAACCACAGCACTTGTTTCTTTCAAAAG gTTGAGGAAATGTCTATCAGGGTGTGTTCATCAAAGAAGAAGTCCTCTCCAGTCGCTCGCAGCTGTTGCAGCATGGCTTCCCCAGAGCTGCCAAAGTGCGTCACCAACTTTGTCATGGATGCCATCACCAAGGCAACCAAGGTCTCcaaccagaagaagaagaaaaggtgtCCTATTTAA